Proteins from one Oncorhynchus masou masou isolate Uvic2021 chromosome 12, UVic_Omas_1.1, whole genome shotgun sequence genomic window:
- the LOC135550039 gene encoding elongation factor 1-alpha, oocyte form-like: MGKEKIHINIVVIGHVDSGKSTTTGHLIYKCGGIDKRTIEKFEKEAAEMGKGSFKYAWVLDKLKAERERGITIDISLWKFETGRYYVTIIDAPGHRDFIKNMITGTSQADCAVLVVAGGVGEFEAGISKNGQTREHALLAYTLGVKQLIVGVNKMDSTEPPYSQKRFEEIQKEVTTYIKKIGYNPATVAFVPISGWHGDNMLEASANMAWFKGWKVERKDGNANGVTLLEALDSILPPSRPTDKPLRLPLQDVYKIGGIGTVPVGRVETGTLKAGMIVTFAPANVTTEVKSVEMHHETLESAMPGDNVGFNVKNVSVKDIRRGNVAGDSKNDPPMEAGTFTAQVIILNHPGQISQGYAPVLDCHTAHIACKFSELKEKIDRRSGKKLEDAPKFLKSGDAAIVDMIPGKPMCVESFQEYPPLGRFAVRDMRQTVAVGVIKAVDKKAASSGKVTKSAVKAGKK, from the exons ATGGGAAAGGAAAAGATCCACATTAACATCGTGGTCATTGGCCATGTCGACTCCGGCAAGTCAACCACCACAGGCCATCTGATCTACAAGTGCGGAGGCATTGACAAGAGAACCATTGAAAAGTTCGAGAAGGAGGCAGCTGAG ATGGGCAAGGGCTCTTTCAAGTATGCCTGGGTGCTGGACAAGCTGAAGGCTGAGAGGGAGCGTGGTATCACCATTGACATTTCTCTGTGGAAGTTTGAGACCGGCAGGTACTACGTCACAATCATTGATGCCCCTGGACACAGAGATTTCATCAAGAACATGATCACTGGTACCTCTCAg GCTGATTGCGCTGTGCTGGTTGTTGCTGGTGGTGTGGGTGAGTTTGAGGCTGGTATCTCCAAGAACGGCCAGACCCGTGAGCACGCTCTCCTCGCCTACACTCTGGGAGTGAAGCAGCTCATTGTTGGCGTCAACAAGATGGACTCCACTGAGCCCCCCTACAGCCAGAAGCGGTTTGAGGAGATCCAGAAGGAGGTCACCACCTACATCAAGAAGATTGGCTACAACCCTGCCACTGTCGCCTTTGTGCCCATCTCTGGATGGCATGGGGACAACATGCTGGAAGCCAGCGCCAAT ATGGCCTGGTTCAAGGGATGGAAGGTCGAACGTAAGGATGGTAACGCCAACGGTGTGACTCTGCTGGAGGCCCTGGACTCAATCCTGCCCCCCTCCCGCCCCACAGATAAGCCCCTTCGTCTGCCCCTCCAGGATGTCTACAAAATCGGCG GTATTGGAACAGTACCCGTGGGCCGTGTGGAGACTGGCACCCTGAAGGCCGGTATGATCGTCACCTTCGCCCCCGCTAATGTCACCACTGAGGTGAAGTCTGTGGAGATGCACCACGAGACCCTGGAATCGGCCATGCCCGGTGACAATGTCGGCTTCAACGTCAAGAACGTATCCGTCAAGGATATCCGTCGTGGCAACGTGGCTGGAGACAGCAAAAACGACCCCCCAATGGAGGCCGGCACCTTCACCGCTCAG GTCATCATCCTGAACCACCCTGGCCAGATCTCCCAGGGCTATGCCCCTGTACTGGATTGCCACACTGCTCACATTGCCTGCAAGTTCAGCGAGCTCAAGGAGAAGATCGACCGTCGTTCCGGCAAGAAACTTGAGGATGCCCCCAAGTTCCTGAAGTCTGGAGACGCTGCCATCGTAGACATGATCCCCGGCAAGCCCATGTGTGTGGAGAGCTTCCAGGAATACCCTCCTCTTG gtCGTTTTGCTGTGCGTGACATGAGGCAGACTGTTGCTGTTGGTGTCATCAAGGCCGTCGACAAGAAGGCTGCCTCCAGCGGCAAGGTCACCAAATCTGCCGTTAAGGCTGGTAAAAAGTGA